The window ttgttatttaattgctACAGTACAATATCTGTcatggaattttaaattttatatattttatcagtatgatatatacaatttaaaattggcTGAAAGAAGAACGTGAACTGAAGACGTGTTCAAATTGAACAGAACAATAAAAGTTAATACAATATCTCgatatatcgtttttttttaacaagtttgatactcatatataaataaattcaaatataaaaaaagatttaactCGCCTCTGTTACAAATTAACAATGTACCTAAAGCTTTACTAAGTACATATAATAGTAAAGTTTGAGCCGAgcatataatttgtaaaaaatacaaatcgtttgttataataatatattcttataaaataaatgtgctCACTTAATGAATTTTCCCGTGacttacttaaaaatatgtcatatattCTTCCGTCAAAGTTAACCTGAGCAAAATGGGTCTTATACAATTTTCATCTCTTTTATCTCGTGCGACAAAGCGTCGTTGAAACGGATAGCATACTCGTTGAGAATCACATTTAAACATATCCGATGAGagactaaaatatttaaggtatttcattaaaataatatatcaagctACTAAACGAATTCAAAGAAACTATTTGCTATGATATGTTATGATGTTGCGTGCCAAGAGACAATCAATTAAGTGTtaacattttcttaataattattatactttcattataaatatttattctaaaatagattaaacataattatgctGAGTATTAAAAATACGAACGTGAAATATCGCGCTAAAATCTACAAGTTTATAAATAGATGTAGCTTAGAATATTATTtcgtgtaaaaataatataacctttatatcaaaaatatctttaaacaaCCTTTAATTATAATGTCCTTAACATTTTAATGTCCAACTTGGTGAAAAGATGTATTATACTATCGATCCATGTGTCtaactatattaaatttatacatatatgtatatacataatgttttaTTGGACAtactagaattaaaattatttaacgtgCAAACAAAAATAACTGCGTGGCCaacaatgatatttattttattaaattgtattcgaATTCCAAATTGGTCCATGTTTATCATTTTGTCTatggtttattgaaaaaatatatcaatatactCAATCTAGACACAATGTACCTACTTAATTAAATCagctttaaaataacataattgaaATTTTAGCCTTCACGGTCACAGCGTGAATAAAATTGTgagaatatatttcttaaaaattaagtcGGTACAAACGAATTGTACGAAAGCACCTCTAATATATCTCTGTAGAcgtaaataagatataatacccgcaaaataaatataattatataaaaacaatctcGAGATATTATGACATgaaaaaatttacattatttttaaactttccaTCGTGTTATGTAGTAATCTACATAAAATTAAGTTACTgagatttttttgataaaaataattaaggtatGACTTTCTTTATTACGAGAATTAGTGTACACAGCAATGTGAAgaaattttcaaatgaaaaatagcaagtatttaatatttaaagagtaAGAGACGTCAGCAGAGATTCAGTAACTGAAGGTATTAAGAACGTTCACCTAGTGCGAGACCAAGTTTTGCATATTATAGAATTTCTCAAGTAGATGCAAGCGAGgctgatttcttttttttttaattttcatgtagTAAAAAATTGCTCTGTGCAACTTAGTCAGTCTTTGCTCCTGTCTTTAAAACTTTACCTtcacaattttaatgatttctcTGTATatctttatgtaaattttaaagaattcaCGCTATAGGTCTATAGGTTTTCTAATGTCTTATGTACGAGATGATTTTTAGTgtgaaattaattcaattaatttgtttGGGTTGGTTGCAGTATTTGCTTAAAAAACTCAGTATTACATACTCCACAGTATTTTTCTtctaaatttcattaattaaatatataaatattttatttaaacaattcatatttacaaaattatatctatagCACACCAACTGTAACCCCTAATTTTACACCATTTAAGGTCGAATGAAAAGTAGTCTACGTTCTTCTCCGTGAATTGAACTATCACCCCACCAAATTTCATCCTAATAGCTTCAGCGGTTTAAGCGTTAAGAGTGAacgaaagagttactttcgcatttataatatcaaatatagataaaacagtgtttaattttttttacaattcttaTTTGAGATATTGTAATAACACTTAATATTCCCGAACTGAAATTTGTAAAACAACGTTCTATATGATTTATATCAAACTAGAAAATTCAAAAAactttcattcatttcattttcattctgaCTTAATTTCCATTCTTTTCTAACAACAATATTCCTGggattattatgtaaataaaatttgcgCATTCGGATTgtgctttaatttatttttacgtcTATCAATGGCTGCGCTGAAACCTTTGTCCGATGATTTTCACGTTTTCCACGTAAACCCGATTGAATAATACCAGTTGAATGAAATTATTCGTTTACAGTTCGTATTGGAATGCCGTTAATCCtcgtagtatttttaaatattttttcactaattttttttctcttttactGTAAAAGTGTGATTTTGTATTTCATAACGTttcaatgattaaaatataaactttggTTGCTGAAAGTAATAACAATGCGTTTGCTTTGTATGCTACAAATTTcaattatgtgattaatttattattataatcggtACATTATTGTTACTGACATGCAATTAATTGCCGAACTATAGCAATTTTTCAGTACTTAGTTATACAGTTCTACTCactgttaaaataaaaggaaagaGGTGAATAGactataaaatcatattattgatGCTATTTAGTGAATCAGATTGCAAGCGATAAGAAAACAGGAATGATTAGGGCCTTAAATTTACTGCAATAGTATAGTTATCTATGTATTTGTATTGTGCTGTACAGGTAAAAGTAATATTCGCGAGTAAACTCATGTTTTAATTGAATAGGAATTTTTCAACATTAGAAAGTTTCAGTTCATTCAGAGTTCCGAAGAACAATGAACTCGATAAAAAGTCAACTTCGTCGAGTCCGCGGCGCATTTGACTAACTTTGTTATCTAAAGTTTTCAATTCATTCTCATTCAGTCTCATTCTGTTGCCATCTGGCGGAAGTATGCGTTTCTGACATCTAGCGGAAAGTACTAAACAAAATTTCCATAAGTTACATGGGCGGACTTCAGTGTGTATTGATATTAGTATTCAGGAGTAGATGTCGCTGTCATTGGTTAAAAATTTTCACTCATTACAGCGACATCTATCTTTACAACCGGAATAATAGAATAGGGATCTCTgtgaaactattatttttaataaatatattacgatttattgatgaaaactaACCTTAATACGTAACATaaggtatacaacaacaacagcctgtaaattcccactgctgggctaaaggcctcctctccctttgaggagaaagtttttggaacatattccaccacgctgttccaatgcgggttggtggaatacacgtgtggcagaatttctatgaaattagtcacatgcaggtttcctcacgatgttttccttcaccgctgagcacgagatgaattataaaggcaaatgacatgaatcagcgttgcttgcctgggtttgaacccgtaatcatcggttaagatgcacgcgttctaaccactgggccatctcgactctcacatAAGGTTATTAATACGTAAACatagattaataatatgttatcgTTTGCAGAGCGTCAATGTTGGCTCACTGCCGAATGCTCTCCGTGGCTTGCAACTACACGGAGGGAGAGCATATGGTCTGCGTTCTGGACTTCAAGAGGGAGACGGGGCTGTGGCACGCAGTGTTGGCGAGTGTCCTGAACGGAATGCACGTCATATTCATACCATACGCCCTGATGAAAGTCAGCCCCGCGTCGTGGATGCACATGATCACGAAATACAGGTGCGGTATATATTAGTAATCGATATATcttaaaatagttactataaCAAAACTGCACTCTGTATACGTAATAAAACCTTCAtatgatattccataacacaaacattacatttttttcatggtatttaatttaaattagagtGGCCATTTAATACCAATTTACTATTACGAGATGATGAAACCAAAGAAGTGACTCAATACGTCTGAATAGCGACGTGACTAATGTCTCTTAGAGTGATTCATTTCGAGTAAGTAGTCGGAGTCATGAATTAAAGAAACGTGACACCCACCAGGGCATCGGTGGCTATCGTCAAGTCACGTGACCTGCACTGGGGCCTCCTGGCGACGCGCGACCACAAGGAGATCCTGCTTAGCTCTTTGAGGATGCTGTTGGTGGCTGACGGGGCGAATCCTTGGTCTTTGTCCTCGTGCGATCAATTCCTCTCCGTATTCCAGAGTAAAGGTAAGCTTACGAGTATCAGGTATCGTCTGTATGATACGACGGTTAttgactataaaaataatttaagatttcGGTCTAAAgtaaaattttgtttcatacAGTGAATTCATGTAAATTATTTCTTcctatgagtcgagatggcccagtggttagaacgcgtgcatcttaaccgatgattgcgggttcaaagccaggcaagcaccgctgattcatgtgcttaatttgtctttgtaattcatctcgtgctcagcggtgaaggaaaacatcgtgaggaaacccgcatgtgacaaatttcatagaaattctgccacatgtgtattggaacagcgtggtggaatatgtttcaaatcttctcctcaaagggagaggaggcctttagccaagcagttggaatttacgggctgttgttgttattttgacCTAAGGTTAATTTAAGTAAGGCTATTTCCAATAaatcgtatatttatatattatatttcaaggaTTATTAAATCAATCTTACAATATGTGTAGTAAATCAAGTAATATGTTTAGCACAAACTAGGCACGGCCTTACCCAATGTAACGTTCCCGTTCACGCGCAGGGGTCCGCGGCGATTTAAGATTTTGGTCGACAATAAATTTTCTATTCATTCAATGAATTCATATTAacttgtaactacaggcacaagggacataacatcttagttcccgaggttggtggcgcattgacgatgtaaggaatagttaatatttcttacagcgtcattgtctatgggtgatggtgaccacttaccatcaggtggcccatatgctcgtccgccaacctataacataaaaaaaaattagattattttagacttaacattaatttatgtacctgttgacttccaagcaggatacattaattgaaataattgtatttaattaacatgacgttgtattttttaaatgttaaaaaagagtaactactgagtttcttgccggttcttctcggtagaatctactttccgaaccggtggtagcttcacttaattgtaaaatcacgattcaaaagtgcttataaaagcctacttgaataaagtttattttggttttgattttgattttgtaaggctttatttaaaataaatggtatatttctaattatattttcaaggaTTATTAAATCAATCTTACAATATGTGTTGAATATATTTGGCACAAACTAGGCACAGCCTTACCCAATGTAACGCTCACGTTTACGTACGCAGGGGTCCGCGGCGACGCGATCTGCCCGTGCGCGTGCAGCAGCGAGTCGCTGACGGTGTGCGTGCGGCGCGCGGGCCGCGGGGGCTCGTCCGCCGGCCGCGGCGTGCTCTCCATGTCCGGCCTCTCGTACGGCGTCGTCCGCGTCGACGCCGAGAACTCGCTCACGTCGCTCACGCTGCAGGACTGCGGACAAGTCATGCCCTCATGTAAGCTGGCGTCGGGTGTGTCGTTGGAAACGTGGGAAATAAACACCTCCGCAAGACGTAAATATTAAGTCGATAACTGAAAGCGATACAACTATTACATtgattatagtacgacacaacttagatgtcgcatcggcaaaattcgtaaaaccgatcatatccgaattgagtacgctatcccaaattatcaatatttatttctcatgcgaatatgatctttgcacaaatgtaataacttgtagtatcatatcacataatatattcgtcaatttgacgcgtcgatttacatgcacttgctttctctgacgcgttaATCTATAacgacaaatagcgtcgaatggcgcgatagggagctatttctattggttgtgtaaatcgacagtaatcggttttattttcattccatttcattttccgatgctacatctaatttgtgtcgtactatacgcgaATCTGTTCTGTTTCATTGttcttaaaaacatatttattttaaataggtgTCATCGTAGTTGTAAAAATGGAAGGCCTAGCGTATCTCTGCAAGACGGACGAAGTCGGTGAAATATGCGTGCTCTCCGGCGCAACTGGTTCAGGATACTGGGGCCTGCCAGGTCTCACTAACACGGTGTTCAGGGTTCAGCCTCTTGACGCTGACGGTGAGCCGATCGGAGAAGAACACTATGTTCGCAGCGGTCTACTCGGATTTCTGGGTCCTGGAGGTAAAAATCGTGATTTAACACTAaagtaatcaaaaataatacagcacagaaatgtttaaataaaattttctccTAAAAACAGGCTTAGTATTCGTATGCGGATCTCGCGATGGTCTGATGACTGTCACTGGCAGGAAGCACAACATGGACGATATTATAGCGACGGTACTTGCCGTGGAGCCCATGAAGTTCATATACAGGGGACGCATAGCCGTGTTCTCGGTGCGAGTGTTGCGTGACGAGAGGATCTGCATCGTAGCGGAACAACGGCCCGACTGCGGAGAGGAGGAGGTATAGTGTGCTCGAACAGACTTGATCCTGTCATCTATATACATATTGCGACAATGTtgctttaaaattgtaatttcagttTGCTGATTGCTTCTATTTTGTCAATTTGGTTTtcctttttataattcatactcAAGACTATAAATGCcggttataatttgaaataacgataacattttttaatcttatacaCAGTCATTCCAATGGATGTCCCGCGTGTTGCAAGCTGTCGACTCGATCCATCAAGTGGGAATATATTGTCTGGCTCTGGTGCAACCTAATTACCTGCCCAAGACGCCGCTCGGAGGTATTCACCTCAGCGAATGCAAGAGGCGATTCCTCGAAGGCACGTTACATCCAGCCAATGTACTCATGTGCCCGCACACGTGCGTGACAAACCTACCCAAACCGAGGGAAATACATTCAGGTATATTTACTTACCGTGcattatatttgaaatcaatttaaagaaATGATTTTTAACTATCTATTTTTTACACAGATGTTGGCCCAGCTTCTGTCATAGTCGGTAACTTGGTCCAAGGTAATCGCCTTGCATCAGCTCAAGGGCGAGATATGGGATACACTGACGACTCGGATGCGGCACGAAAGTACCAATTCATATCACAAATATTGAGATGGCGAGCTCAGAGTACTTCCGACCATGTGATATTTACGTTGCTCAATTCAAAAGGTGCTGTTTCAAAAGTGCTCACATGCGCCGAATTACATAAGAAAGCAGAGAGAATCGGTAATCTGTTATTAGAAAAGGGTCGCGTCAACACAGGGGACCACGTTGCTCTGATATTCCCGCCGGGACTTGATCTCATTTGCGCATTCTACGGTTGTTTGTACGTTGGCGCAGTTCCGGTGACAATTAGACCACCGCATCCTCAGAACCTGCACACCACGTTGCCGACGGTTCGCATGATCGTCGACGTCAGTAAAGCGACGCTAGTCCTTTCCAATCAGTCTGTGATAAAGCTGCTCAGATCTAAAGAAGCTAGCAATGTTCTCGATAGCAAAGCTTGGCCTATTACTCTCGACACCGACGACATGCCTAAGAAGAAACTACCTATTTTGTACAGAGCCCCCACTGCTGAAATGCTCGCGTATTTAGACTTCAGCGTCTCAACTACTGGAATGTTAGCTGGTATCAAGTTGTCACACGCTGCCGTTACTTCCCTCTGCCGCTCTATGAAGATAGCATGCGAACTTTACCCCTCACGGCATATAGCTCTGTGCTTGGACCCGTACTGCGGTCTCGGGTTTGCCCTCTGGTGCCTCAGCAGTATATATTCAGGACATCACTCCATCCTCATTCCCCCCTCTGAAGTTGAAATAAATCCAGCACTCTGGTTAAGTGCAGTGTCCCAGTATAAAGTCCGCGATACATTCTGTTCGTACGGTGTAATGGAATTATGTACGAAAGGATTAGGTAGCTCCGTCAATCAACTCAAAAGCAAAGGAATTAATTTGGCTTGTGTTAGAACATGCGTCGTCGTCGCCGAAGAACGGCCGAGGATCAACTTAACCAATTCCTTTTCGAAACTTTTCTCGGCGCTTGGCTTGAGTCCACGAGCTGTGTCTACGTCATTCGGGTGTCGCGTCAACATTGCCATATGCCTACAAGGAGCATCCAGTCCGGAGCCTTCCACCGTATATGTTGACCTGAGGGCTTTGCGTAACGACCGCGTGTCACTGGTGGAACGCGGTAGTCCGCACTCACTCTGCCTGATGGAATCTGGCAAATTGTTGCCGGGCGTGAAAGTGATCACCGCCAACCCGGAAACTAAAGGGCAATGCGGAGATTCTCATTTGGGTGAGATATGGGTGCAGTCGCCACATAACGCGAGCGGTTACTTTACAATCTACGGCGACGAAAGCGATTACGCCGACCATTTCAGTGCTCAACTAGTCACTGGGAACACAGGAGAGGTTTATGCGAGGACGGGATACTTAGGATTTTTAAGAAGAACAGAGATTAGCACGACTAGTGTCGGGGGCGATGACACCTCGATAATGACTCGTGATAGCGACACGGAGTCGCTGGCGTCCGCCTGCGCGAGCATGTCGGGCCTGGCTGCCGCAGACTCCCATGACACTCACGACGCGGTGTTCGTGGTGGGCGCTCTCGACGAAACAATAATGCTGCGCGGAATGCGATACCATCCCATTGACATCGAGAACTCGGTTATGAGGTGCCATAAGAAGATTGCTGAATGGTGAGTACAGTGAtaggattttgttttatattaattaaaactacatcTCTACActacagtcgagatggcccagtggttagagcgcgtgcatcttaatcaatgattgcgggttcaaacccaggcaagcaccgctgattcatgtgcttaatttggctttataattcatctcgtgctcagcggtgaaggaaaacatcgtgaggaaacatgcttGTGACggatttcaaagaaattctgccacatgtgtattccactaacccgcattggaacagcgtggtggaatgtgttccaggccttctcctctaagggagaggaggcctttggcccagcagtgggaatttacaggctgttgttattgttgttgaaaaCTACATCAGTGTACTTTGATAACTCggacagatttttttatgatcCGTTATTATATCAAGTAAATGTAACTTTTATCGTCACTTATGATTCTGAGTTAAAAAAAGgcatcataaaattaatttaagtctaTGAAGCATATAAaaaattggtttaaaatttatgttgttAAAGTGATCCatgataactttatttaaacatGTTACTGCTTACAAATAAGTGAATAACAATTTCTATTGTttgatgacctccatggtcgagtggtgtgtataccggttttcatggatacgccactccgaggtcccgggttcgattcccggccgagtcgatgtagatgaccattagtcttctatgttgtcttgggtctgggtgtatgtggtaccgtcgttacttctgatttccataacacaagtgcttcagctacttacatttggatcagagtaatgtatgtgatgttgtctcatattcatattcattattcatttattgt is drawn from Vanessa cardui chromosome Z, ilVanCard2.1, whole genome shotgun sequence and contains these coding sequences:
- the LOC124543124 gene encoding disco-interacting protein 2 isoform X4, giving the protein MADLSVDISKLPDEIRDKLAELDLELSEGDITQKGYEKKRTRLLAPYVAQHQPQVRSAAALRSPPGRTNRRLTRNESRYHSEVRQEAVQQALAEMQNRPKPSLPMPSKRTSMMAKSPDRERHDLSSSSDEDSCAGDSELPPPPELGSPPARRAAAPHPRGHPPPLPQLHHQRDKKHAPREKTEIDLSDITHLPAYIQPDVTHTTSGARRGGALIADRVQCYAQPEDTGTGTGRWKVSAKIQQLLNTLKRPKRRPLPEFYEDDDIELEIAANPKDPNAPKPEGGTMTPAVGEQLVVPAGLPRNLEAALQRYGTASFKANVATVLDPNGKLSNSLTYGKLLSRSLKIAHAVLNKTFTSKSSSGGPLTGDNSIKPGDRVALVYPNNDPINFMCAFYGCLQAGIVPVPIEVPLTRRDAGLQQVGFLLGSCGIQYALTSDACLKGLPKTSSGDVVSFRGWPSLQWVSTEKLPRPPRDWIPPPRPAEDSPAHIEHTSAADGSAMGVIVTRASMLAHCRMLSVACNYTEGEHMVCVLDFKRETGLWHAVLASVLNGMHVIFIPYALMKVSPASWMHMITKYRASVAIVKSRDLHWGLLATRDHKEILLSSLRMLLVADGANPWSLSSCDQFLSVFQSKGVRGDAICPCACSSESLTVCVRRAGRGGSSAGRGVLSMSGLSYGVVRVDAENSLTSLTLQDCGQVMPSCVIVVVKMEGLAYLCKTDEVGEICVLSGATGSGYWGLPGLTNTVFRVQPLDADGEPIGEEHYVRSGLLGFLGPGGLVFVCGSRDGLMTVTGRKHNMDDIIATVLAVEPMKFIYRGRIAVFSVRVLRDERICIVAEQRPDCGEEESFQWMSRVLQAVDSIHQVGIYCLALVQPNYLPKTPLGGIHLSECKRRFLEGTLHPANVLMCPHTCVTNLPKPREIHSDVGPASVIVGNLVQGNRLASAQGRDMGYTDDSDAARKYQFISQILRWRAQSTSDHVIFTLLNSKGAVSKVLTCAELHKKAERIGNLLLEKGRVNTGDHVALIFPPGLDLICAFYGCLYVGAVPVTIRPPHPQNLHTTLPTVRMIVDVSKATLVLSNQSVIKLLRSKEASNVLDSKAWPITLDTDDMPKKKLPILYRAPTAEMLAYLDFSVSTTGMLAGIKLSHAAVTSLCRSMKIACELYPSRHIALCLDPYCGLGFALWCLSSIYSGHHSILIPPSEVEINPALWLSAVSQYKVRDTFCSYGVMELCTKGLGSSVNQLKSKGINLACVRTCVVVAEERPRINLTNSFSKLFSALGLSPRAVSTSFGCRVNIAICLQGASSPEPSTVYVDLRALRNDRVSLVERGSPHSLCLMESGKLLPGVKVITANPETKGQCGDSHLGEIWVQSPHNASGYFTIYGDESDYADHFSAQLVTGNTGEVYARTGYLGFLRRTEISTTSVGGDDTSIMTRDSDTESLASACASMSGLAAADSHDTHDAVFVVGALDETIMLRGMRYHPIDIENSVMRCHKKIAECAVFTWTNLLVVVVELDGNDSEALNLVPLVTNTVLEEHHLIVGVVVVVDPGVVPINSRGEKQRMHLRDGFLSDQIDAIYIAYNM